A window of Roseovarius sp. THAF27 contains these coding sequences:
- a CDS encoding DUF5337 domain-containing protein — MSNRDQVPKKGRRAGLVIAGTGVFWVLVTLIGEKEGFSTELRLAFDLVALAGFLFAFWLIYQIWRDSRGN, encoded by the coding sequence ATGAGCAACCGCGACCAAGTGCCGAAAAAGGGCCGACGCGCCGGGCTGGTGATTGCCGGAACGGGCGTGTTCTGGGTGCTCGTCACCCTGATCGGCGAGAAGGAGGGGTTCAGCACCGAGCTGCGCCTCGCCTTCGACCTTGTGGCGCTGGCGGGGTTTTTGTTCGCCTTCTGGCTCATCTATCAAATCTGGCGCGACAGCCGGGGAAACTAG